The DNA region TCGATGCGGGTGCGCCGGTGCAGCCACCGGTCGGCCAGTCCGGGCACCAGCCAGGAGGGCAGCAGACCGTACATGAGGTAGCGGACGGTGGCCTCTTCCGTACCGATGCTCGCCGCGCCGCGCGGACCGCGGGGGAGTCCCGGCCCGCGGGCGAGCGAGGCCCTACGCACCCTTCGCACCGCCGCCCGCCTCTCCGCCGGGTCCACCCGGCTCAGCCGTCCCGTCCCGCCGATCTTGCGCCCCGGACGATCCCCGACTCGCCCTCCCCGCCGCGTCGTTGGCGACCACGCGCATCGTGCGCAGCGAAGGGTCCGCCGTGTCGGGCACATACATGGTCGCCTCCACGCCCGTACGCAGGTATTCCACGACCGCTTGCCCGATCCGCTCGCCCGGCACGACCACCGGCACCCCCGGCGGATAGGGGCTGGCGTGCTCGGCCGCGACGCGTCCCACGGCCTCCTCCACGGGCACCTGCTCAACGGGCCCGAAGTACGCGTCGCGCGGCAGCATCACCGATTCGAGCCGCAGCTCCGCCGGTCGGGGCAGACGTACGGCGGCGGGCGGCGGCAGCGCCCCGCGCCGTGAGGAGACGGCGGTGAGCGCCTCCAGCAGCGCCGACGCCGACGCCTCGTCGTCGGCGTGCGTGACGTTGGCGATGACGCGGCGGTGGTCGGCGAGGCCGACGTTGACGCCGAACTCCTCGCGCAGCCTGTCGGCGACGGCATAGCCGCTGGTCTCCAGGCCCGACACGTCGACGACGAGCACGAGGGGATCGTGCTCGAAGGCCGGTCCAGGACCCACCAGCCGGGACGAGAGCGTCTCCAGGCCCGGCAGCGCGCTGATCTCCTGGCGCAGCCCGGCCGCCGACGACAGGGCGCCGTCGAGGAGTTCCTTCCCGTGCTGGACCATCTGCCGTCGCCAGCCGTCCAGCGCGGCGTACATCAGCACGGACGGGCTGGTCGTGCCCAGCAGGTCCTCGCGCAGCTTCAGCACCGTCGGATCGACGAGCGACCCCTGGAGATGGAACACCGAGCCCTGCTCCAGCCCCGCGCCCATCTTGTGCACGCTGGTGACGCACACGTCCGCTCCGGCGTCCATCGCCCAGCTCGGCAGGTCCGGGTGGAACGGCAGATGCGCGCCCCACGCCTCGTCGACGATCAGGGGCCTGCCGCGCTCGTGGCAGACCCCGGCGACACCGTTGATGTCGGCGCAAGTCCCGTACGCGGTGGGGGTGATGAGCACCATGCCCTTGGCGTCCGGCTCGCGGTCGAAGGCGTCCGCGACCTCCTGGGGGCCGGGCGGATGGGCGAGGTGCGCGCCCTCGTCCCAGCGCGGCTCCACCCATACGGGGTCGATGCCCGCCAGCACCAGCCCGGAGACGACCGACTTATGGG from Streptomyces marispadix includes:
- a CDS encoding aminotransferase class I/II-fold pyridoxal phosphate-dependent enzyme, with translation MSARTARSDRSARSDRSARSGRTARTTTKAHTGVQHAEPGTGTASAPREFDHSRAPVLDALARYKRGMHGRNFSPPGHKQGGGADPRVLDVLGADVFASDVLAMSGLDDRRMSNEVLGQAQELMADAVDAEHTYFSTCGSSLSVKSAMLAVAGPYEKLLVARNAHKSVVSGLVLAGIDPVWVEPRWDEGAHLAHPPGPQEVADAFDREPDAKGMVLITPTAYGTCADINGVAGVCHERGRPLIVDEAWGAHLPFHPDLPSWAMDAGADVCVTSVHKMGAGLEQGSVFHLQGSLVDPTVLKLREDLLGTTSPSVLMYAALDGWRRQMVQHGKELLDGALSSAAGLRQEISALPGLETLSSRLVGPGPAFEHDPLVLVVDVSGLETSGYAVADRLREEFGVNVGLADHRRVIANVTHADDEASASALLEALTAVSSRRGALPPPAAVRLPRPAELRLESVMLPRDAYFGPVEQVPVEEAVGRVAAEHASPYPPGVPVVVPGERIGQAVVEYLRTGVEATMYVPDTADPSLRTMRVVANDAAGRASRGSSGAQDRRDGTAEPGGPGGEAGGGAKGA